CCTCGGTCATGCCCTTTTTGTGGCCGTCGAGTTCTTCGAGCACGATCATCGGCAGGAAGATGTCGTGTTCCTCGAAGCGGAACAGGCTCATGGGGTCGTGCAGCAGCACATTGGTGTCGAGCACGAACAGGCGGGACAGCCCCGCGCCGTTCGGTCTGCCCGGTGAGCGGCGGCGGTTGCTGGCCACCGGCGAAGGGGTGGACGCCTTTTCCGCCACCGCGGGCAGGTCCTGGCGCGACTTCTCGATCCGTGCCTCGGTGGGTTGCACCACGGGCAGGGCGACGACGGTCGCTGTTCCTTCGGCCTTGGTTGGCGCCGAAGGCCTGTCGGTCGGGGGCGACTTGCGGGTGCGGCTCTGGGGGCTGCGGCGGCCTGTCTTGGGCGTCAATGCGGTGACGGTGGTCTCGACCCGTGGCGCGGGGGCTGCGACCGGCTGGGGCTGATCCAGCGTATCGGCAAGGTCGAACGGATCGTCTGCGGCTTTCAGGTTGTAGGCGTCGGGAGAGAGCAGGGCTGCGCGTTTGGAGGGGGCGGGTGGCAGTGGCATGGAGGGCGTTGTTGTTCAGCGCAGGATGAAAAAACAAAAAGCCGCCACGGTGACCGGGCGGCTTTCTGGGCTGCTGGGGGCAAGGAAAGAAGGAGGGGCTGACTGGCTTCCCGTTGTCATGAACCCATTATGCATGACTGCCGTGACAGGCCCATACCCATCACGGGGAGTGGGGTGTCGAGGCCGTCCCGGCGTTCAGGCGGCCTTCTTCAGGGTCTTGACCGCCTTGAGCACATCTTCCACATGGCCCGGCACTTTCAGTCCGCGCCATTCTTGCTTGAGCACGCCGTCAGGGCCAATCAGAAAGGTGCTGCGCTCGATGCCTTTGACCTTTTTGCCGTACATGATCTTGTTCTTGACCACCCCAAACATGTGGCACATCTTTTCTTCGGTGTCGGCGATCAACTCGAACGGCAGTTCCAGCTTGGTCTTGAAGTCGTCGTGTGACTTCATGTTGTCACGCGAGACGCCAAATACCTGGGCGCCCGCCTTGACGAAATCCTTGTATTTGTCGCGGAACTGCATGGCTTCGGTCGTGCAACCTGGCGTGTTGTCCTTCGGGTAGAAGTACAGCACGATGGTCTGGCCAAGGTGCGTCTGGTTGCTGACCTTGACGCCGCCGGTGGCCAGCGCTTCAAATTCGGGAATGGGTTTATTGACAACGACTGCCATACTGCGTGGGCCCCTGACGTAAGTTGGTGGTGATTCGTTGGCTTCCCGGTTGCATGATGCACGCCCTGCAGCTGCTCTGGCTTGCAAGGGGGCATGGCAGGAAACAATCGGGTATTTTACCCTGAATGGGCCCCTGGCGCTGAGAGACGGGAGTAACTGCCTGTCTGGTACCGGCGCTCGCGCGGCCATTGGCGCCTCCGTAGCCGGCCACCCCGCCGGTCGGGCCGCAAACATCTGCCGCCGCGTCAGTTCTCCATCAGCAGGGCGGTGAGCACTCGGCGTCCTTCGCCGGCCAGGATGTTGTGGGTCCGGCAGGCGGCCAGGGTGTCCATGGTTTCCACGCCGATGCGTCGGTCGATCAGGCTCTGCAGCAGAGCGGGGCGCACGAATCGCAGCCGCGCACCGCTCCCGAACAGCACCAGTTCCGGCACCCATCCGGGCGGTAGCGCGGTATCTGTGAGCAACTGTTCAAAATGCGCGGCGCTCAGGTCTTCGAAGCGCGTGCAGGGCCAGGGCACCAGCAGCCCGCTCGACGACAGGACCAGGCTGTGCGCGTGGCGCTGGCCGTTGATGGCGATCCAGCCGTCGCCATAGGACGTGATGGTGTGCAGGTCCGGTTTGTCGGCGTGCAATTTCATCGGGATATGGCTCGGGGTTCGGGGGGTGATGACGCACCGTGAGGGTGCGGAACTGTGGTCAAATTGCAGGTTTTCCCCTGCTGGGCCTGCTGAATATAGCGTTTCGCCATGCCCTTGGCGTTTCCCCACTTATCCGACCGCTCCCGAACGGAGGGACTTTGAAAACCATCCAGAAATCCGCCAAGCTTGCCAACGTCTGTTACGACATCCGGGGCCCCATCATGGACGCGGCCATCCGGATGGAGGAAGAGGGGCACAAGATCATCCGGTTGAACATCGGCAACATGGCACCGTTCGGGTTCGATGCTCCCGAAGAAATCCAGCAGGACATGATTCGCAACCTGCCGAACTCGGCCGGGTACTCGGACAGCAAGGGGATTTTTGCGGCGCGCAAGGCGGTGATGCACGAGACGCAGAAACAGAATGTCAAGGGTGTCACGCTCGATGACATTTATCTCGGCAATGGCGCGAGCGAACTGATCGTGATGTCGGTCAATGCCCTGCTGGACGAGGGCGACGAGCTGCTCATGCCCGCGCCCGACTACCCGCTGTGGACGGCTGCGGTGAGCCTGTCGGGTGGCACGCCGGTGCATTACATGTGCGACGAGTCCAACGGCTGGATGCCCGATCTGGACGACATCCGCCGCAAGATCACGCCGGCCACCAAGGGCATCGTGGTGATCAACCCGAACAACCCGACCGGCGCGTTGTACTCGGACGACCTGCTCAAAGCCATCGTTGGACTCGCCCGTGAGCACGGTTTGGTGATCTTTGCCGACGAGGTCTACGACAAGGTGCTGTACGAAGGGGCGAAGCACACGGCGATCTCCAGCCTGTCCGAGGATGTGTTGACCCTGACGTTCAACTCCCTGTCCAAGAGTTACCGCTCCTGCGGCTACCGCGCCGGCTGGATGGTGGTGTCGGGCGATAAGAAGCCGGCTCGGGACTACATCGAAGGCCTGAACATGCTCTCGAACATGCGCCTGTGTGCCAACGTGCCGGGTCAGTGGGCGATCCAGACCGCGCTGGGCGGGTACCAGAGCATCAAGGATCTGGTGTGTGAAGGCGGCCGGCTGCGCCGCCAGCGCGACCTGGCCTACGAGCTGATCACCGCCATCCCCGGTGTGAGCTGTGTCAAGCCTTCGGCCGCGCTGTACATGTTTCCGCGACTCGATCCGGCGGTGTACCCGGTCGAGGACGATCAGCAGCTGTTCCTGGAACTGCTCCAGGAAACCCGCGTGATGCTGGTGCAGGGCT
This Hydrogenophaga taeniospiralis DNA region includes the following protein-coding sequences:
- a CDS encoding peroxiredoxin — its product is MAVVVNKPIPEFEALATGGVKVSNQTHLGQTIVLYFYPKDNTPGCTTEAMQFRDKYKDFVKAGAQVFGVSRDNMKSHDDFKTKLELPFELIADTEEKMCHMFGVVKNKIMYGKKVKGIERSTFLIGPDGVLKQEWRGLKVPGHVEDVLKAVKTLKKAA
- a CDS encoding Mth938-like domain-containing protein translates to MKLHADKPDLHTITSYGDGWIAINGQRHAHSLVLSSSGLLVPWPCTRFEDLSAAHFEQLLTDTALPPGWVPELVLFGSGARLRFVRPALLQSLIDRRIGVETMDTLAACRTHNILAGEGRRVLTALLMEN
- a CDS encoding pyridoxal phosphate-dependent aminotransferase; the protein is MKTIQKSAKLANVCYDIRGPIMDAAIRMEEEGHKIIRLNIGNMAPFGFDAPEEIQQDMIRNLPNSAGYSDSKGIFAARKAVMHETQKQNVKGVTLDDIYLGNGASELIVMSVNALLDEGDELLMPAPDYPLWTAAVSLSGGTPVHYMCDESNGWMPDLDDIRRKITPATKGIVVINPNNPTGALYSDDLLKAIVGLAREHGLVIFADEVYDKVLYEGAKHTAISSLSEDVLTLTFNSLSKSYRSCGYRAGWMVVSGDKKPARDYIEGLNMLSNMRLCANVPGQWAIQTALGGYQSIKDLVCEGGRLRRQRDLAYELITAIPGVSCVKPSAALYMFPRLDPAVYPVEDDQQLFLELLQETRVMLVQGSGFNYPDNQHFRIVFLPHEDDLREAIGRVAKFLEGWRKRHAIQRASIAPAISNTADAAAP